Below is a window of Mucilaginibacter sp. PAMC 26640 DNA.
TATTTTGCAGAGCTTTAAATTTTTGTAGATTTGCAATCCCTTTCAGAGACGGTTTAACGGCCCAACTGATATCGGGAATGGTTCTTTAAAATAAAACAAAATAGCGCAATATTAATTTGCCGCCAATTTTCGGAATACTGCTAAAAGAGTGCTACGAATTGGTAACGATTAAGCCTCCTTAGCTCAGCTGGTAGAGCGACTGACTTGTAATCAGTAGGTCATTGGTTCGATCCCGATAGGAGGCTCTGTTTATTTCGGAAATGATGTGTTTAGCTTCCAAGTAAGCACGTCAGATCCGAAATCGACAAACGGGGGGATACCAGAGCGGTCAAATGGGGCGGACTGTAAATCCGCTGCTTCGGCTACGAAGGTTCGAATCCTTCTCCCCCCACATTTAATTAGTGAGTTATTGAATTAGTGAAGTGAATGGTTTTTAAATCATCCAGTCACTAGATCAGTAATTCACTAATTATTTTGCGGAAGTAGCTCAGTTGGTAGAGCGATAGCCTTCCAAGCTATAGGTCGCGAGTTCGAACCTCGTCTTCCGCTCTGATGAACTAAAAAAGCCGACGTAGCTCAGGGGTAGAGCACTTCCTTGGTAAGGAAGAGGTCATGGGTTCAAATCCCATTGTTGGCTCATTATATTAAGTATAATACGTTTTAAATTATAAATTAACCTACAAACAAATATAAATCATGGCAAAAGAAAAATTTGACCGCAGTAAACCGCACTTAAACATCGGTACTATCGGTCACGTTGACCACGGCAAAACAACCCTTACTGCAGCTATCACTAAAGTATTAGCTGATGCAGGTTTATCAGAAGCCCGTTCATTTGATTCAATTGACTCGGCTCCTGAAGAAAAAGAACGTGGTATAACAATCAACACAGCGCACGTTGAGTATTCAACTGCAAACCGTCACTACGCACACGTTGACTGTCCAGGTCACGCGGATTACGTGAAAAACATGGTTACCGGTGCTGCTCAGATGGACGGTGCAATTATCGTTGTTGCTGCTACTGATGGTCCGATGCCACAAACTCGTGAGCACATCCTTTTGGCTCGCCAGGTAGGTGTACCTTCATTGGTTGTATTCATGAATAAAGTGGATATGGTTGATGATCCAGAATTATTAGAATTAGTAGAAATGGAAATCCGCGAACTATTATCGTTCTACGATTTTCCAGGTGATGATATCCCGGTTATTCAAGGTTCTGCCTTAGGTGGTTTGAACGGTGATGCACAATGGGTTGCTAAAATTATGGAATTGATGGATGCTGTTGATAGCTACATCCCAATCCCTCCTCGTTTGACAGATCTTCCTTTCTTGATGCCGGTTGAAGATGTATTCTC
It encodes the following:
- the tuf gene encoding elongation factor Tu (EF-Tu; promotes GTP-dependent binding of aminoacyl-tRNA to the A-site of ribosomes during protein biosynthesis; when the tRNA anticodon matches the mRNA codon, GTP hydrolysis results; the inactive EF-Tu-GDP leaves the ribosome and release of GDP is promoted by elongation factor Ts; many prokaryotes have two copies of the gene encoding EF-Tu) — its product is MAKEKFDRSKPHLNIGTIGHVDHGKTTLTAAITKVLADAGLSEARSFDSIDSAPEEKERGITINTAHVEYSTANRHYAHVDCPGHADYVKNMVTGAAQMDGAIIVVAATDGPMPQTREHILLARQVGVPSLVVFMNKVDMVDDPELLELVEMEIRELLSFYDFPGDDIPVIQGSALGGLNGDAQWVAKIMELMDAVDSYIPIPPRLTDLPFLMPVEDVFSITGRGTVATGRIERGVINSGEQVDILGMGAENLKSTVTGVEMFRKILDRGEAGDNVGLLLRGIEKTDIRRGMVICKPGSVNPHTDFKAEVYVLSKAEGGRHTPFFNKYRPQFYFRTTDVTGEISLAEGVEMVMPGDNVTITVKLINAIAMEKGLRFAIREGGRTVGAGQVTEILK